The following DNA comes from Micromonospora chokoriensis.
GTCGATCTCCTTGGCCAGACCCGTCACCAGGTGCGAACGGTCCGCCTTCCAGACCTCCTCCTCCATGGCGGCGATCCGCTCCAGGTCCTCCCGGGCGGTCACCTCACGAAGGCGTACCCCCTCGGGGACGACGGGCAGCGCGGCGGCCAGCGGGGCGACCGGCCCGACCACGACGGTCTCCCGGTCCTCCGGGACGAAGCCGGCCGCGCGCAGGCGGTCCGCCAGGTCGGCTGGTTCGTCGTGCTCGTTGAGCTTCCACTCGACCGACTGGCCACGCTCACGGAACAGCTGCACCTGCCGGGCGATCAGCTCGTCCAGCGCGTCACCGGTCAACCCGCCCAGGTCGCGGTACGTGAGGAACCCGCCGGCGTCCAGACCGAGGATCCGGACCAGCGGCCCGTCCCGCTCCACGGTCACCCCCGCCGGAACCGGGTCGGGGATCTCCGGGCGGAGTTGGTTGTCGTAGGCGTCGCGCAGCGTCTTTACGTCGAGATCAGTCACCGGCTCAGGCTAAGCGGCCTGGGAAGTGGATATTCTCCCACTGTGTGGGAGGCGATCAGGCGGTGGTTCGACCCGGCGGAGCTGCGCTCGGTCGGTGAGACTCCGGACTATCGGTTCTCCCTCGCCAACGAGCGAACCTTCCTCGCCTGGCTGCGCACCGGGCTGGCGCTGGTCGGCGGCGGGTTGGCCGCCGCACAGTTCCTGCCGCCCCTGCCGATGAGCCACCTGCGGGAGGTGATCGCGGTGACACTGCTGCTGCTCGGCGGGGTGGTCGCGATCCGCGCCGTGGACCACTGGGCGCGCACCGAGCGGGCCATCCGGCTCGGTGAGGAGCTGCCCGCGTCGCGGTTCCCCGCCATCCTCGCCATCGCCGTCGGCGCCGGGGCGGTGCTGCTGGTCGTCGCCGTCCTGATCCGGGCCGTGGGCGGTCGGTGAGCACCGGACGCGACCCCGGGCTGCAACCGGAGCGGACCCGGCTGGCCTGGCGGCGCACCCTGCTCACGGCCACGGTGGTGACCGCGCTGGCCGTCCGGCTGGCGTCGACCGGAGACCCGGTCGGGGCGCTGCTCGCCGGGGTCACAGTGGTGCTGTGGGGTGCTCTGCTGGCGCTCTGCTGGCCCCGCGCGACCGGCACCGGACCAGCCCGCACCGGCGGCCGGACGCTGCCCCTGGTCGCCTTCGGCACCGTAGGCCTCGCACTACTGGGAGTGTTGCTGGCGCTGCGCGGACTGGGGTGACGGGAAACGGTGCGCCATGATGGGTGCATGGCCCGGCTTGGCGTACTCCTCTTCCTGGTGCAGATCGTCCTCGCGGTCTGCGCGCTGATCAGCTGCCTCTCCGCCGAGGAGGGGCAGATCCGTGCCCTGCCCCGGATCGCCTGGGTGCTGATCATCTTGTTCTTCCCACTGATCGGCTCGATCGCCTGGTTCCTCGCCGGCCGGGAGGCCGGCTCCGGCGCCCGCAAGGGCTGGCTGGGCGGCGCCGGCTCACCCGAGCGACGGCGGCCCCGCACTGTCGCCCCCGACGACGACCCGGAGTTCCTGCGTTCCGTGCAGGAGCGCGCCAAGGAACAGGACGAGGAACTCTTCCGCCGCTGGGAGGAGGACCTGCGCCGCCGCGAGGACGACCTTCGTCGCCGCGACGGTGACCCGCCCCGCGAGGGTGACCGACCGGAGGTGTGAGCGCGCCGCCGTCGCCCCTGCGAGGGAGCGACGGCGGCGGCGGGTGCGACTCAGGCCAGGTTCGACGACCGGGGGTACGCGTCGGTCGGGTCGGTGAGCACGTTGACCAGGTACGGCACTCCGGCGTCGAACGCACGCTGGAGCGCCGGACCGAGATCGGCGGCCTTGGCGACCGTCTCCCCCGCACCACCGAGCGCGCTGACCACCGTGTCGTAGCGCAGTTCCGGCTGGAGGTCGGCGGCCACGTCGTAGCCGTACATGGCCCGCATCGGGTGCTTCTCCAAGCCCCAGATGCCGTTGTTGCCGACGA
Coding sequences within:
- a CDS encoding PLD nuclease N-terminal domain-containing protein; its protein translation is MARLGVLLFLVQIVLAVCALISCLSAEEGQIRALPRIAWVLIILFFPLIGSIAWFLAGREAGSGARKGWLGGAGSPERRRPRTVAPDDDPEFLRSVQERAKEQDEELFRRWEEDLRRREDDLRRRDGDPPREGDRPEV
- a CDS encoding YidH family protein — its product is MWEAIRRWFDPAELRSVGETPDYRFSLANERTFLAWLRTGLALVGGGLAAAQFLPPLPMSHLREVIAVTLLLLGGVVAIRAVDHWARTERAIRLGEELPASRFPAILAIAVGAGAVLLVVAVLIRAVGGR
- a CDS encoding GNAT family N-acetyltransferase; translated protein: MTDLDVKTLRDAYDNQLRPEIPDPVPAGVTVERDGPLVRILGLDAGGFLTYRDLGGLTGDALDELIARQVQLFRERGQSVEWKLNEHDEPADLADRLRAAGFVPEDRETVVVGPVAPLAAALPVVPEGVRLREVTAREDLERIAAMEEEVWKADRSHLVTGLAKEIDADPTSITVVVAEAGETVVSAGWVRFPTNTGFATMWGGSTLPQWRRKGIYRALVNYRARLAEQRGRTLMQVDCSEDSRPILQRLGLVAVTTTTPYVYTP
- a CDS encoding DUF202 domain-containing protein is translated as MSTGRDPGLQPERTRLAWRRTLLTATVVTALAVRLASTGDPVGALLAGVTVVLWGALLALCWPRATGTGPARTGGRTLPLVAFGTVGLALLGVLLALRGLG